The genomic stretch TCGTAGTTGCCGGGTTTAACCTGTTCTTTCCATCCGGTCAGGCTTGCTACCGTGCCCAGGGTACCGCGGCGATTCAGGATGCCGTTCACTTCGAGGGAGTCCATCACAACTTCGAAATCAGTACCGGGAGGTATTTTAACGGCGCGTACCTCGTCGTACGCCTGGGTATTTTCTCCGTAGACCATCCAGTAGCCAACACCGCCGGCCATGGCTCCAAACAGCAGCAACGCTGCCCCCGTTATAAGCAATCCTTTACGCATCCTGTTTCTGTTTGTCATCCTGCCGGCCGGAGTATGCCTCACGGATTCGGCTTGTCCTTCTGATAATGTTGTCTTTCTACGGCACGTGTCTCGTCAATGATACGTTCAAACAAGCGCCGTACCGCTTCGTCTGACAAGGGCCCTTCATTGTGCCGCTGTACATTGTCGAGCACTTTCTTCTCACGCGTGGGGTCGTATACCGGTGCACTACTTCCCTTTTTAATGTGACCGATGACATTTGCGCATACCACGCGCTCATTCAGCAAGCGTATGATGGCGCGATCCAACGCATCAATACACACCCTGAAGGGCGGCAAATCATCCATCGAGGGATTTTCAGGCACGTCGGGCAGCCCCGCCTGGAGCGGTGCCAGCATCGTCTTCACCGTTTCAATGAGCATGTGGTTACTACTGATCGATTAGCTAAATTTTAAGGCTTGGATTGGCCGTAAGCGTAAGGGGACTCGTCAAACCACTTTTATACTTAAAATACCCGGTGATGGCAATCATTGCCGCATTGTCGGTGCAAAAGCGAAGGGGCGGGATGTACAGATTGAAGTCTTCTGCTGCGCCCAGCGCCTGCAATGCCTGACGCAGGCCCTGGTTGGCAGAAACGCCACCAACCAGCGCAACTTCTTTTATGCCCGTACGCCGTACCGCGCGTTTCACCACCCGGACCAGCATATCAACAACAGCCTGCTGAAACGCCGCACAAATGTCGTTTATGTGCTGCGCAACGTGCGCCGTGCGCTCCGCTTCATCAAATTGATTGAGGTAGTAGAGCACAGCTGTTTTAAGGCCGCTAAAAGAAAACTCGTACCCCGGCAAACTGGAACGCGGAAACGCATGAAAATCTGCATCGCCCTGTTGGGCCAATTTGTCGATTTTTGGACCACCGGGATAGCCAAGCCCCAGCAACTTGGCAACTTTGTCGAATGCCTCGCCGGCAGCGTCATCACGCGTACTGCCGAGTACTTCCTGTTGAAACCCTTCGCGGACAAGCACAACTT from Bacteroidota bacterium encodes the following:
- the tsaD gene encoding tRNA (adenosine(37)-N6)-threonylcarbamoyltransferase complex transferase subunit TsaD translates to VASVISSQVVHEQYGGVVPELASRDHQRLVVPVVEKALAESGVDKTELDAIAVTYGPGLAGSLLVGLSFAKALSLGLDTPLVGVNHLEGHIYSVFLDQKKPAFPYLCLVVSGGHTQVVLVREGFQQEVLGSTRDDAAGEAFDKVAKLLGLGYPGGPKIDKLAQQGDADFHAFPRSSLPGYEFSFSGLKTAVLYYLNQFDEAERTAHVAQHINDICAAFQQAVVDMLVRVVKRAVRRTGIKEVALVGGVSANQGLRQALQALGAAEDFNLYIPPLRFCTDNAAMIAITGYFKYKSGLTSPLTLTANPSLKI
- the pheA gene encoding chorismate mutase — protein: MLIETVKTMLAPLQAGLPDVPENPSMDDLPPFRVCIDALDRAIIRLLNERVVCANVIGHIKKGSSAPVYDPTREKKVLDNVQRHNEGPLSDEAVRRLFERIIDETRAVERQHYQKDKPNP